AGGATCTTGTCGGCGCCGCGCGTGTTCGCGTAGTCGATGATCGCCTTCGGGTAGTGCTTGGGCGCGAAGGCGCTGGTCGAGTAATACAGGTTCGGCCACTTCAGCATCAGCTTCACGGCCAGGTCACACCAGGGCTCGGCGCCGTGTCTCATCACGAAGCGCAGGTCGGGGAAGAACCAGCAGATCTCGTCCAGCTGCTCGACGTGCTGCGCCGCCATGGGGATGCGCGGCCCCGGCACCCCGATGCAGCAGTTGAAGGTGAGGTCGAGCTCCACGCACTTGGCGAAGATCGGATACCACTCCTTGTCGCCGATCGGGATCTGCGGGAAGTTGCCGCACGGAAATGCCGATACCGACTTGATGCCCAGGTGCTCGTAGAGCCACACGATCTCGCGCACGCCCTC
This region of Myxococcota bacterium genomic DNA includes:
- a CDS encoding amidohydrolase family protein codes for the protein MAMPSGIGIVDLMLGIPSDDQKRVYDFMRPLFRDAESLRSFDFPVQYMFKDFPKVSKQEDYISFTLQLMDKFGIEKAQLGVSREGLISQKALRDHPDRFFGSCGCDPNAGMEGVREIVWLYEHLGIKSVSAFPCGNFPQIPIGDKEWYPIFAKCVELDLTFNCCIGVPGPRIPMAAQHVEQLDEICWFFPDLRFVMRHGAEPWCDLAVKLMLKWPNLYYSTSAFAPKHYPKAIIDYANTRGADKIL